The sequence CTCATTAGGAAATCATCCATTTGATGAGAAGAAATTAAACAGGATAGTGGTTAAGAATAAAACCGATGCGATTTACCTTGAGGAAAAGCTGCATTATTATGGTGTTATGCAGGCGCCGATGTTGGTGAATTTTGGCTATGACTATATTGAAACATATGTTGAAAAATTAAGCCGGCAAAAACCATCCGATTTGCAGAAAGCGGCCGAGAAATATTTCGGCGCAAATAAATATCTGGCAATGGCTGTAGTTCCATTATCAGGGGAGGGAAAATAATGCGTATCCTAATTATTACTCTAACAATCGCTTTGATATTATCACTAAGCTGTGCCGACAATATATCCAATAAATATACTCGAGAAGTACTGCCAAATGGGTTAACCGTGATAATCAAATACAACCCTGATTCTCGCATCTTTGCTGTTGATATCCTTGGGAAAAATCGCGCGGCTATGGAAGAACCCGATAAGGCTGGAATTACCGATTTGGTCAACCGCATGCTCGTTAAGGGAACGAAAGCGAAAAACGCCGAGGAAGTTCAAGCCGCTTTGGATGATATCGGCGCACGCCTTAAAACCAACGACTCGCCGTATATGCCCTACGATGACCGCTATACCTGGCGAGCTTTCAGCTTTATCAGGTTTGAGACAATTGATGAGTATGCCGAAAAGGGATTGGATATTCTGCATGAAATAGTAACCGAACCTGCCTTTTCACCGACTGAATTGAGTAAAACCAAGAATAGGGTTATGGGTATAATGGGAATGGAATCCGGTTCAACTTACAAGGTTTGTCGCAATCTGTATTACTCCAAGCTGTTTGAAAATCATCCGCTGTCGAATAAAGTGCTTGGCGGCAGACGGAATTTAATGAGCATCACAAGCGAGGATTTGGCACAGTATCACCAGAAATACTATGCACCCGATAACCTGATTTTAACGGTTGTTTCAAATATCAATCCCCGCAATGTAATGGACTGGGTAAAAATTCGATTCGGGAATATGACAGCCTCCGACGGCGAAAATATTAACCTGCCGGATGCGGTCAAAGCTAAGGGCATTGTCGAGATTAAAGAGCCGATGGATAAAGAGCAGATTTATATTTACATAGGCAATATAGTTCCGGGATTGAAATCCGACAGTGTGCCGGCTTTAAAGCTAACATTAGAAATACTTTCAACAAGACTGAAATTAAACCTTCGCGAAAAACAGGGATTGGCATATTCAGTCGGCGCCGGCGGACGGTTTCTTGAAAATTTCGGCTGGTACACATGCGCGATAGGCACAGGCTATAAAAACTTTACAGTCGCTAAAAATGGCATCTTAGCCGAAATAGAAAAGCTGAAAAATGAACCAGTCGAACAGGCTGAACTTGATAAAGCGCGCAATTCGCTTTGGGGTTCCATGTTGATGCGGAACATGAGCTGCATCAATCAGGCATACTATATGGCTTATTATGAATTCGTAAATGTTGGTTATGACCACGATGACGGCTGTAGAAAGCGTCTTGATAAAATTAATATCGATGATGTTCAACAGGCGGCTAAGGCGTATCTTGATGCGGAAAATTATGTTTTAGCCTATGTTGGAAAAATAAATAAATAAAAAGTAGATGTAGGTCAAGGCCGCTTGGGACTTGACCTGCTGTACTGTTGGAAGTAACTTCCGCAACAGCACAGAGTAACTTCCGACAGCATAAAAACCTTCTTTGATTCTTAATAGGTTCCCGATATTGTTTCTATCATATTATTGTCCATGAGATTAAAAGCTAATTTCTAATAACAAAATAAACTTTTATGAATAATTAGGGTTATAATGGCTATACTCAATCCCTAAAAAAAACCGAGTTAAATTGCTTGAAATATATAAAATATTCCCTATATTGAACCAAATGGTATTAATAAAATATCACCTGCCAATAATAATATATGCCGTGTTGATTTTTATCGGCTCATCTATTTCCACGTTACCATCAGAAATACCGGATTTCGATTTCATGGATAAATTCATACATTTTA comes from Candidatus Zixiibacteriota bacterium and encodes:
- a CDS encoding insulinase family protein, coding for MRILIITLTIALILSLSCADNISNKYTREVLPNGLTVIIKYNPDSRIFAVDILGKNRAAMEEPDKAGITDLVNRMLVKGTKAKNAEEVQAALDDIGARLKTNDSPYMPYDDRYTWRAFSFIRFETIDEYAEKGLDILHEIVTEPAFSPTELSKTKNRVMGIMGMESGSTYKVCRNLYYSKLFENHPLSNKVLGGRRNLMSITSEDLAQYHQKYYAPDNLILTVVSNINPRNVMDWVKIRFGNMTASDGENINLPDAVKAKGIVEIKEPMDKEQIYIYIGNIVPGLKSDSVPALKLTLEILSTRLKLNLREKQGLAYSVGAGGRFLENFGWYTCAIGTGYKNFTVAKNGILAEIEKLKNEPVEQAELDKARNSLWGSMLMRNMSCINQAYYMAYYEFVNVGYDHDDGCRKRLDKINIDDVQQAAKAYLDAENYVLAYVGKINK